The Thermococcus sp. 21S7 genome window below encodes:
- a CDS encoding Na(+)/H(+) antiporter subunit B translates to MKNDMGLIVKTTARATIPLIGIFGAYVVSHGHLTPGGGFQGGATIAGAGILFLIAFGLGEMKRRYNHHLYSALEGLGGLVFLGAAMLGLGVAFFYNTLWHNGPVFNGQPGTLLSAGYLPIMNLAVGLKVFAGLVSAMVAIAAFRRWDE, encoded by the coding sequence ATGAAGAATGACATGGGACTAATTGTTAAGACCACCGCGAGGGCAACCATTCCGCTCATAGGAATCTTCGGCGCCTACGTTGTCTCACACGGTCACCTTACGCCGGGAGGCGGCTTCCAGGGAGGAGCGACCATAGCCGGAGCCGGGATACTGTTCCTCATAGCCTTCGGGCTTGGTGAGATGAAGAGGCGCTACAACCACCATCTCTACTCGGCCCTTGAAGGCCTGGGCGGCCTGGTCTTCCTCGGAGCGGCCATGCTCGGCCTCGGTGTGGCGTTCTTCTACAACACGCTGTGGCACAACGGGCCGGTCTTCAACGGCCAGCCGGGAACGCTGCTCTCGGCAGGATACCTGCCGATAATGAACCTCGCCGTGGGACTCAAGGTCTTTGCGGGACTGGTCAGCGCGATGGTGGCTATAGCGGCATTCAGGAGGTGGGACGAATGA
- a CDS encoding monovalent cation/H+ antiporter subunit E: MSFIAVFIWSFVLWLVLTAGSKGLLWSPEELAAGLIFSGVIALTTKDIIGEKAARFLNPAKWVGFVIYAIGPLFWGMVKANLDVAYRVITGRIKPGIVRVPVDLENDAQYTILSNSITLTPGTLTIDACPEEKALYVHWINVTEKEPKSSEVIAGSFEKWARRLGR; the protein is encoded by the coding sequence ATGAGTTTCATCGCTGTATTCATTTGGTCATTCGTGCTCTGGTTAGTACTCACCGCGGGCAGTAAAGGGTTACTCTGGAGTCCCGAAGAACTCGCTGCAGGACTGATATTCTCGGGAGTAATTGCGTTAACTACCAAGGACATCATAGGCGAGAAGGCCGCGAGGTTCCTCAACCCTGCAAAGTGGGTCGGCTTCGTTATCTATGCCATCGGGCCGCTGTTCTGGGGCATGGTCAAGGCCAACCTCGACGTTGCCTACCGCGTCATAACCGGCAGGATAAAGCCCGGAATCGTGCGCGTTCCGGTCGATCTCGAAAACGACGCCCAGTACACGATACTCAGCAACTCGATAACGCTCACCCCGGGGACGCTCACGATAGACGCATGCCCGGAGGAGAAGGCCCTCTACGTCCACTGGATAAACGTGACCGAGAAGGAGCCGAAGAGCTCCGAGGTCATAGCCGGTTCATTCGAAAAATGGGCGAGGAGGCTGGGAAGATGA
- a CDS encoding cupin domain-containing protein yields MFVGHYKDVPEKDTGFEGVTIRWLVSPKLGAKNYAMRYFVLKKGAEIPLHHHDWEHEIFIIKGEGVITGGGKEAHVKAGDFLYVPPNETHGYKALSETFEFLCIIPAKKEAIPEDEWA; encoded by the coding sequence ATGTTCGTCGGACACTACAAGGATGTCCCCGAAAAGGACACCGGGTTTGAGGGTGTTACCATCAGGTGGCTCGTTTCTCCAAAGCTCGGCGCAAAGAACTACGCGATGCGCTACTTCGTCCTCAAGAAGGGCGCGGAGATACCGCTCCATCACCACGACTGGGAGCACGAGATATTCATTATAAAGGGAGAGGGAGTGATCACCGGCGGAGGCAAGGAAGCCCATGTCAAGGCCGGCGACTTCCTCTACGTTCCGCCCAACGAGACCCACGGATACAAGGCTCTGAGCGAAACCTTCGAGTTTCTATGCATAATCCCTGCCAAGAAGGAGGCAATCCCCGAGGACGAGTGGGCCTAA
- a CDS encoding NADH-quinone oxidoreductase subunit B family protein, producing MAIKVTRAETNVSSNSSERERLEREISKLCRYIGRSPWVFHVNSGSCNGCDIEIIAALTPRYDAERFGVKLVGTPRHADILLVTGPVTDQSLERVKLVYEQTPDPKVVIAVGACPTGGSVFFESPFTNAPLDKHMPVDVFVPGCPPRPEAILYGVVLGLQKLIERIEGKEGSKE from the coding sequence ATGGCGATTAAGGTTACAAGGGCAGAGACCAATGTCAGCTCAAACTCCTCGGAGCGCGAGAGGCTTGAGAGGGAGATATCAAAGCTCTGCAGATACATAGGAAGATCACCCTGGGTGTTCCACGTGAACAGCGGCAGCTGCAACGGCTGCGACATCGAGATAATAGCCGCACTGACGCCGAGGTACGACGCCGAGCGCTTCGGCGTGAAGCTCGTTGGAACACCGAGGCACGCGGACATCCTGCTCGTAACCGGGCCGGTGACCGACCAGAGCCTTGAGAGGGTCAAGCTGGTCTACGAGCAGACTCCGGACCCCAAGGTTGTCATAGCCGTGGGGGCCTGCCCCACCGGAGGGAGCGTGTTCTTCGAGAGCCCGTTCACCAACGCGCCGCTGGACAAGCACATGCCGGTGGACGTCTTTGTTCCCGGCTGTCCGCCGAGGCCCGAGGCGATACTCTACGGAGTCGTGCTCGGTCTGCAGAAGCTGATAGAGAGAATTGAAGGTAAGGAGGGGAGCAAAGAATGA
- a CDS encoding TRAM domain-containing protein has product MYGDGFGGGYEAPVKVGERYRVRIESLGKGGDGIAKIKGFVIFVPNTQVGDEVEIVINSVKRKFAFAEVI; this is encoded by the coding sequence ATGTATGGAGATGGATTTGGCGGTGGCTACGAAGCCCCTGTTAAGGTTGGAGAAAGGTATAGGGTTAGGATCGAGAGCCTTGGAAAGGGCGGTGACGGCATCGCCAAGATAAAGGGCTTCGTTATCTTCGTCCCGAACACCCAGGTCGGCGACGAGGTTGAGATCGTCATTAACTCGGTCAAGAGAAAGTTCGCTTTCGCGGAAGTCATCTGA
- a CDS encoding NADH-quinone oxidoreductase subunit C — MNVDEFVKVFGERFPEAEIRVSENKMPHPKRRVWVEIDREKFHDAMKFIRELDPKAQFSIIIGIDAGDRLLAKYHMEMFWEEGESLSLIIGTSAPKDDPKLPTVTDVFPSALPYERENQEFLGLFFEGIPDPRRLFLPDDFPEGIYPLRLDETGIKPEMVKNAGHPYKIGGAKK; from the coding sequence ATGAACGTTGACGAGTTCGTTAAAGTCTTTGGCGAGAGGTTCCCCGAGGCCGAGATAAGGGTGAGCGAGAACAAGATGCCCCACCCGAAGAGGCGCGTCTGGGTCGAGATAGACAGGGAGAAGTTCCACGACGCCATGAAGTTCATCAGGGAACTCGACCCGAAGGCCCAGTTCTCCATCATAATAGGAATAGACGCCGGCGACAGACTGCTCGCCAAGTACCACATGGAGATGTTCTGGGAGGAGGGGGAGAGCCTGTCGCTCATCATAGGCACTAGCGCTCCCAAGGACGACCCAAAACTGCCCACGGTCACGGACGTCTTCCCGAGCGCGCTGCCCTACGAGAGGGAGAACCAAGAGTTCCTCGGGCTGTTCTTCGAGGGAATCCCCGACCCGAGAAGACTCTTCCTGCCCGACGACTTCCCGGAGGGAATCTACCCGCTGAGGCTCGACGAAACCGGAATCAAGCCCGAGATGGTGAAGAACGCAGGCCACCCGTACAAGATAGGGGGTGCAAAGAAATGA
- a CDS encoding 1-deoxy-D-xylulose-5-phosphate synthase yields METKKLKTFFVILLMGTSLLIAYSKYAQYERALQGQLELNKSLELIKSDLGTYGVEYNSTHSQYLAQKVGREDCEMAVERVLLLRKKLVELNASEYDIEDVDDCLNETYAHMDAGRFHRALVESRVCAISAFDSIGSTLVTANRSEFMEYAREELQNLTALKEKVDREWKRKLDGGVDFTDYMITGFVVEDNIIKAEIFLNRSHGFLEELQKMPDPTTPEEIENISLLGSWIASNLEFARSFLGDAMVLMNHMTPGNFTPDELRDNVYSLGNNLSRVDITCNFTEAMLKVACDWKDYHKKQGLLGVEKGYCSAAIYHLLYAIAIDEHLDEFEALNSTFATLKTPAEKVRMILRLRHEALESINACHRDPLTSLYIQDAVGWYFKHGDVVLESMVKLRTDDPTTQPIYNYEMAKIIAKKMCPYVSRLYQTSTR; encoded by the coding sequence ATGGAAACGAAAAAGTTAAAGACGTTCTTTGTCATTCTTCTCATGGGTACCTCTCTTCTCATAGCTTACTCCAAGTACGCACAGTACGAGAGAGCACTGCAGGGGCAGCTGGAACTCAATAAGAGTCTTGAGTTAATTAAATCCGACCTCGGGACTTACGGGGTGGAATACAACTCTACTCATTCGCAGTACCTCGCTCAAAAGGTGGGCAGGGAAGACTGCGAGATGGCCGTTGAAAGGGTATTGTTGCTCAGAAAGAAGCTCGTGGAGCTAAACGCCTCGGAGTATGACATTGAAGACGTCGATGACTGCCTCAACGAAACCTATGCCCACATGGATGCGGGCAGGTTCCACAGGGCCCTCGTGGAGAGCAGGGTCTGTGCGATATCCGCGTTCGATTCCATCGGTTCGACCCTTGTGACTGCAAACCGCTCGGAATTCATGGAGTACGCCCGCGAAGAGCTTCAGAATCTTACCGCCCTAAAAGAGAAGGTGGATCGAGAATGGAAACGAAAACTGGATGGTGGGGTTGATTTCACAGATTACATGATAACCGGCTTTGTGGTGGAGGACAACATAATCAAGGCAGAGATTTTCCTGAACCGCTCTCATGGGTTCCTTGAAGAACTCCAGAAAATGCCGGATCCAACGACCCCTGAGGAGATTGAAAACATAAGCCTGCTGGGGAGCTGGATAGCAAGCAATTTAGAATTCGCCAGAAGTTTTCTGGGAGACGCGATGGTACTTATGAACCACATGACCCCCGGTAATTTCACTCCGGATGAACTGCGGGATAACGTGTACTCGCTTGGAAATAACCTCTCAAGGGTTGACATTACCTGCAACTTTACGGAGGCGATGCTAAAGGTGGCGTGTGACTGGAAGGATTACCACAAAAAGCAGGGACTCCTGGGGGTCGAGAAGGGCTACTGTTCAGCCGCCATCTACCACCTGCTGTATGCAATCGCGATAGACGAGCATCTCGACGAGTTTGAGGCCCTCAATTCGACTTTTGCCACCCTGAAAACTCCGGCGGAGAAAGTCAGGATGATTCTTCGTCTGAGACATGAAGCCCTGGAGTCCATTAATGCCTGTCATCGGGACCCACTAACGTCCCTCTACATCCAGGACGCCGTGGGATGGTACTTTAAGCACGGTGATGTGGTCTTGGAGTCTATGGTAAAACTGCGCACTGATGACCCAACGACTCAGCCCATCTACAACTACGAGATGGCGAAGATCATCGCTAAAAAGATGTGTCCGTACGTCTCAAGGTTATATCAAACAAGTACGCGATGA
- a CDS encoding DUF4040 domain-containing protein encodes MNALSMDMVIQFGILLGVLVAAYITITMRDLLSAAIASAAMSLLLSLEFYMLHAPDVAIAEAAVGAGVVTAVVVYGIAKTERWEREGP; translated from the coding sequence ATGAACGCCCTTTCGATGGACATGGTCATACAGTTCGGAATACTCCTCGGTGTGCTGGTGGCGGCCTACATCACGATAACGATGAGGGACCTCCTCAGCGCGGCAATAGCTTCCGCCGCCATGAGCCTGCTCCTCAGCCTGGAGTTCTACATGCTCCACGCGCCGGACGTGGCGATAGCCGAGGCCGCGGTCGGAGCCGGCGTCGTTACAGCAGTGGTTGTGTATGGAATAGCCAAAACGGAGAGATGGGAGCGTGAGGGACCATGA
- a CDS encoding cation:proton antiporter, whose product MIAPEFFYAALIVMIGAFLALLRVFFGPSVPDRVVGVDTLNTLIVAGMVLLGAAYDRTIYIDIAIVYALLSYVGTLAIAKYLQGGLE is encoded by the coding sequence ATGATAGCACCGGAGTTCTTCTATGCAGCACTCATAGTCATGATTGGAGCATTCCTAGCGCTGCTCAGGGTGTTCTTTGGCCCCAGCGTACCGGATAGGGTCGTTGGAGTGGACACCCTCAACACGCTCATCGTTGCAGGAATGGTTCTCCTCGGAGCGGCCTACGACAGGACGATATACATCGATATCGCCATCGTCTACGCCCTTCTGAGCTACGTGGGAACCCTGGCCATAGCCAAATACCTCCAGGGGGGATTGGAATGA
- a CDS encoding hydrogenase, translated as MFGYWDALYFVYVFIIGLLISYALYKWAERSSTGTRRTGDGTKIFLSGEDQDEVIPQFEHFQGYVTGRHVMWGLIRGIHRMFLIFRREHTGLLSDYISYLLVTTAIIVGALIVWG; from the coding sequence ATGTTTGGCTACTGGGATGCACTCTATTTCGTTTACGTCTTCATCATAGGACTGCTCATCTCGTACGCCCTCTACAAGTGGGCCGAGCGCTCCAGCACGGGGACGAGGAGAACCGGCGATGGAACGAAGATATTCCTCAGCGGTGAGGACCAGGACGAGGTTATTCCGCAGTTCGAGCACTTCCAGGGCTACGTCACCGGAAGGCACGTCATGTGGGGCCTCATAAGGGGAATCCACAGGATGTTCCTCATCTTCCGCAGGGAGCACACCGGACTGCTGAGCGACTACATCAGCTACCTGCTCGTCACGACCGCGATAATCGTGGGAGCGCTGATAGTGTGGGGATGA
- a CDS encoding proton-conducting transporter membrane subunit translates to MNGLIPYLIIVPLLGAFALPIVGLAGRKARELWAILITGITLGVAAGLFNTIWKSGEILVYTLGAKSPLGNGVPFPIRIVWEVDLISALFALMVTFIAFVAVLYSSEYMRHDTGLEKYYALVLVLEVGMLGIAITGDLFNFYVFLEIMSIASYALVAFRNDTWEGIEAGIKYMFVGSLASSFILLGIVLLYGQYGTLTMAYLAKMIAENPTFTAKVALGLLAGGLLFKSGAVPVHMWLADAHPAAPSSISAMLSGLVIKIGGTYALARLAFSVFSAGISTKTIGWIIIFFACVTLIVGNAMAVIQTDMKRLFAFSSVGQIGYILLGIGIGLAAYGSDVSQVALAGAIYHTVNHAIMKALLFLVAGAVIHQLGTKNLNELSGIARKMPVTSFAFLVGAAAIIGLPPLNGFASKWLIYESSALFNPFLAAIAVIGTAFCTAAYIRVLFTFFGRPSERVMNAEEPGKAMLVPMLILVAAIIVMGLFPWAISDKVMLPAAKTLENIGAYVSAVLGGA, encoded by the coding sequence ATGAACGGGCTGATTCCATACCTCATCATAGTCCCGCTCCTTGGAGCATTCGCACTGCCCATAGTCGGCCTCGCGGGAAGGAAGGCCAGGGAGCTGTGGGCGATACTCATCACAGGCATCACCCTCGGCGTTGCGGCCGGTCTGTTCAACACAATCTGGAAGAGCGGCGAGATACTCGTCTACACCCTCGGAGCGAAGAGCCCCCTCGGAAACGGCGTGCCGTTCCCGATAAGAATAGTGTGGGAGGTCGACCTTATCAGCGCGCTCTTCGCCCTGATGGTGACCTTCATAGCCTTCGTGGCCGTGCTCTACTCCAGCGAGTACATGAGGCACGACACGGGGCTTGAGAAGTACTACGCCCTAGTCCTCGTCCTTGAGGTCGGCATGCTCGGCATAGCCATAACCGGCGACCTGTTCAACTTCTACGTCTTCCTGGAGATAATGAGCATAGCGAGCTACGCCCTCGTCGCCTTCAGGAACGACACCTGGGAGGGCATCGAGGCGGGCATAAAGTACATGTTCGTCGGCTCGCTGGCCAGCTCGTTCATCCTCCTCGGCATAGTGCTCCTCTACGGCCAGTACGGAACGCTGACGATGGCCTACCTGGCCAAGATGATAGCTGAGAACCCAACCTTCACCGCCAAGGTGGCCCTCGGCCTCCTCGCGGGCGGACTGCTCTTCAAGAGCGGTGCCGTTCCTGTGCACATGTGGCTCGCAGACGCACACCCGGCCGCTCCGAGCTCGATCAGCGCCATGCTCTCGGGTCTCGTCATCAAGATAGGCGGTACCTACGCCCTGGCGAGGCTCGCCTTCAGCGTCTTCAGCGCCGGAATCAGCACCAAAACTATCGGCTGGATAATCATATTCTTCGCCTGCGTGACACTCATAGTCGGAAACGCGATGGCGGTGATACAGACCGACATGAAGAGGCTCTTCGCCTTCTCCAGCGTCGGTCAGATCGGCTACATCCTCCTCGGCATAGGAATCGGCCTCGCCGCGTACGGAAGCGACGTCAGCCAGGTCGCCTTGGCGGGTGCGATATACCACACCGTGAACCACGCGATAATGAAGGCCCTCCTGTTCCTCGTCGCGGGAGCGGTCATACACCAGCTCGGAACCAAGAACCTCAACGAGCTGAGTGGAATAGCCAGGAAGATGCCGGTCACGAGCTTCGCCTTCCTGGTCGGTGCGGCCGCGATAATCGGCCTTCCGCCGCTCAACGGCTTCGCGAGCAAGTGGCTCATCTACGAGAGCTCGGCGCTCTTCAACCCGTTCCTCGCGGCGATAGCCGTCATAGGCACGGCCTTCTGTACCGCCGCATACATCAGGGTGCTCTTCACGTTCTTCGGAAGGCCGAGCGAGAGGGTCATGAACGCGGAGGAGCCAGGAAAGGCCATGCTCGTGCCGATGCTCATACTGGTGGCGGCAATAATCGTCATGGGACTCTTCCCATGGGCCATCAGCGACAAGGTCATGCTTCCGGCGGCAAAGACCCTGGAGAACATAGGCGCCTACGTTTCGGCGGTGCTGGGGGGTGCGTGA
- a CDS encoding tRNA (N(6)-L-threonylcarbamoyladenosine(37)-C(2))-methylthiotransferase codes for MVRVHVETYGCTRNKADAEMMEAILASAGYDLAETPEGADYVVVNTCAVKDPTEKHMRGRIKELLNAGKRVIVTGCLPHVNPDVIDSRVSGILGVKSIDRIAEVISVAERGGKLVSVEGWRERGIDKLELPRLWKNGVAFVVPISEGCLNACTYCATRFARGVLKSYKPELVVRWVKEALARGYREIQLSSEDTGCYGFDIGTNLAELLDEITAIEGEFRVRVGMMNPNHILKFLDELVDVYSDEKVYRFLHLPVQSGDDEVLKRMGRTYTVEQFEEIVRTFRKKVRDLNLNTDIIVGFPGETDEAFRNTVSLVERVRPDKINVSRYSPRPGTIAARWKQLPGWKVKERSRELHRLRLAIAYEINRAYVGKSVEVLVHGRGKKGGTEGRTFNYKEIILDSGEPGDLVDVRVSWAGSTYLRGTVLG; via the coding sequence ATGGTAAGGGTTCACGTCGAGACCTACGGGTGCACGAGAAACAAGGCAGATGCCGAGATGATGGAAGCGATTCTGGCTAGTGCAGGCTATGATCTGGCGGAGACCCCTGAAGGTGCCGACTACGTCGTGGTCAACACCTGCGCGGTCAAAGACCCAACCGAAAAGCACATGCGCGGGAGAATAAAGGAGCTCCTTAACGCCGGCAAGAGGGTAATCGTCACCGGCTGCCTCCCCCATGTTAACCCGGATGTCATAGATTCACGCGTTTCCGGAATACTCGGCGTCAAGAGCATCGACAGAATTGCCGAGGTGATAAGCGTAGCGGAGCGCGGTGGAAAACTGGTGAGCGTTGAGGGCTGGCGCGAGAGGGGCATAGACAAGCTCGAACTTCCCCGTCTGTGGAAAAACGGTGTTGCCTTCGTCGTTCCAATAAGCGAGGGCTGTCTCAACGCCTGCACCTACTGTGCGACTCGCTTTGCTAGGGGAGTCCTCAAGAGCTACAAACCTGAACTTGTCGTTAGGTGGGTCAAGGAAGCCCTCGCCAGGGGGTACAGGGAGATACAGCTGTCGAGCGAGGACACCGGCTGCTACGGCTTCGACATTGGGACGAATCTGGCCGAACTCCTCGACGAGATAACGGCCATAGAGGGTGAGTTCAGGGTCAGGGTCGGTATGATGAACCCGAACCACATCCTCAAGTTCCTCGACGAGCTGGTTGATGTATACTCCGATGAGAAGGTCTACCGCTTCCTTCACCTGCCCGTCCAGAGCGGTGACGATGAGGTTCTGAAGCGGATGGGCAGAACCTACACTGTGGAACAGTTTGAGGAGATAGTTCGAACTTTTCGCAAAAAGGTTCGCGATTTGAACCTCAACACGGACATAATAGTGGGCTTTCCGGGGGAGACGGACGAGGCCTTCAGGAACACCGTGAGCCTGGTGGAGCGCGTTAGGCCCGACAAAATCAATGTTTCGCGCTATTCGCCCCGCCCTGGAACGATAGCCGCTCGCTGGAAGCAGCTTCCCGGCTGGAAGGTTAAGGAGCGCTCCCGTGAACTTCACAGGCTTCGGCTGGCCATCGCTTACGAGATAAATCGCGCTTACGTCGGTAAATCCGTTGAAGTTCTCGTCCACGGGCGGGGTAAGAAGGGTGGAACCGAAGGCAGGACGTTTAACTATAAGGAGATAATCCTTGATTCCGGCGAGCCCGGGGATCTCGTTGATGTGCGGGTGAGCTGGGCCGGCTCCACTTACCTCAGGGGAACGGTTCTCGGGTGA
- the mbhE gene encoding hydrogen gas-evolving membrane-bound hydrogenase subunit E has product MKRTFGALALLFLLGVLLVVASPSTGIKFGLGGEDWKAYRYTDQYYIDHGVDEVGGTNIVTDIVFDYRGYDTIGEATVLFTAIAGAVALLRPWRRDGNEE; this is encoded by the coding sequence ATGAAGAGGACTTTCGGAGCTCTCGCACTGCTGTTCCTCCTCGGAGTGCTGCTCGTCGTTGCGAGCCCTTCAACCGGAATAAAGTTCGGCCTCGGCGGTGAGGACTGGAAGGCCTACCGCTACACCGACCAGTACTACATAGACCACGGTGTGGACGAGGTCGGCGGAACCAACATAGTTACGGACATAGTCTTCGACTACCGTGGCTACGATACCATAGGGGAGGCTACCGTTCTGTTCACCGCCATAGCAGGAGCGGTTGCACTTCTCAGGCCCTGGAGGAGGGATGGCAATGAAGAATGA
- the mnhG gene encoding monovalent cation/H(+) antiporter subunit G yields the protein MSAVTYVIYAFLTINIVFNLLGSFSLHRFPDVYTRLHGATKCTTFGTIFAVLAVVVHALNQLHVTGDPKYLQMALHSLVALIALLLTNPTGAHAIAKAAHLSGYKPAKAVIDAYEDKLRGGAE from the coding sequence ATGAGTGCGGTCACCTACGTCATCTACGCCTTCCTCACGATAAACATAGTCTTCAACCTGCTGGGCAGCTTCTCGCTCCACAGGTTCCCGGACGTTTACACCAGACTCCACGGAGCGACCAAGTGCACCACCTTCGGGACGATATTCGCGGTTCTGGCGGTGGTGGTTCATGCCCTAAACCAGCTTCACGTCACCGGCGACCCGAAGTACCTCCAGATGGCGCTTCACAGCCTCGTTGCCCTCATCGCTCTGCTCCTCACGAACCCAACGGGAGCCCACGCGATAGCCAAGGCGGCCCATCTGAGCGGCTACAAGCCAGCCAAAGCCGTCATTGACGCGTACGAGGACAAGCTCAGGGGTGGTGCCGAATGA
- a CDS encoding signal peptidase I gives MAKRVDALSVVSYVLMLLVVTVVVLHFVFGFRYVVILTDSMEPEIRPNDLVVTRPVQPDEIGVGDVVLYRVFIGNSTYMITHRIVGMDVDPEMRMYYVTKGDNRNYTDPWRVYYTQVVGRVVLVIPKVGAVWYYTPLIVFGIFLFIIASLAYELAWLLLEDEPIRPKSRKADLVVLRRKKIKAHHCRRH, from the coding sequence ATGGCAAAGCGCGTCGACGCCCTTTCAGTGGTCTCCTACGTTCTCATGCTTCTCGTGGTTACCGTGGTTGTTCTTCACTTCGTCTTCGGGTTCAGGTACGTCGTCATCCTCACGGACTCCATGGAGCCTGAAATAAGGCCCAACGACCTCGTGGTAACGAGGCCGGTTCAGCCGGATGAGATAGGCGTTGGGGACGTGGTGCTCTACCGTGTTTTCATCGGCAACTCCACTTACATGATAACCCACCGCATCGTTGGGATGGACGTCGATCCGGAAATGCGGATGTACTACGTGACAAAAGGGGACAACAGGAACTACACGGACCCCTGGAGGGTTTACTACACACAGGTGGTCGGCAGGGTCGTTCTGGTGATTCCGAAGGTTGGGGCGGTCTGGTACTACACCCCGCTGATAGTTTTCGGAATCTTTCTGTTCATAATAGCCTCCCTCGCATACGAGCTGGCCTGGCTCCTGCTTGAGGATGAGCCGATACGCCCCAAATCCAGAAAGGCAGACCTCGTCGTTTTAAGAAGGAAGAAAATAAAGGCCCATCACTGCAGGCGCCATTAG
- a CDS encoding NADH-quinone oxidoreductase subunit K, producing MIPFQFITAFLLIAMGIYALLYKRNLIKLILALNIIDAGIHLLLISFGYRIEAGQIPTAPIYTGYETVKSAMVAPIPQALTLTSIVIGVCVLSLAMALTINAYRHYGSLDVNKLRRLRG from the coding sequence ATGATACCTTTCCAGTTCATCACGGCGTTCCTGCTGATAGCCATGGGGATCTACGCCCTCCTCTACAAGAGGAACCTCATCAAGCTCATACTGGCCCTCAACATCATTGATGCGGGCATCCACCTGCTCCTCATAAGCTTCGGATACCGCATAGAGGCGGGCCAGATACCAACCGCGCCAATCTACACGGGCTACGAGACCGTAAAGAGCGCCATGGTCGCCCCGATTCCGCAGGCGCTCACGCTCACCAGCATAGTCATCGGAGTCTGCGTTCTCTCGCTGGCGATGGCCCTCACCATAAACGCCTACAGGCACTACGGAAGCCTCGACGTTAACAAGCTCAGGAGGTTGAGAGGATGA